A section of the Sedimentisphaera cyanobacteriorum genome encodes:
- a CDS encoding indolepyruvate oxidoreductase subunit beta translates to MSDTTSVVLAGVGGQGILLASEITAQAARISGFDVKTNEVHGMAQRGGSVIAQIRYGTKVHSPLVAKGEAKVLGGLERIAAIRYADYLSKGGLVAVNSQMMVPVTVSMGMGEYPADAEKMLRDKFENLIYIDASEEAKKLGNVKAANVVLLGALSKGLDKLSEEAWLEAVKISVKPKFIDLNIKAFKTGREI, encoded by the coding sequence ATGAGTGATACAACAAGCGTAGTGCTTGCAGGCGTAGGCGGGCAGGGGATTCTGCTCGCAAGCGAAATCACTGCTCAGGCAGCGAGGATTTCCGGTTTCGATGTAAAAACAAACGAAGTGCACGGTATGGCTCAGCGAGGCGGGTCTGTGATAGCGCAGATTCGCTATGGCACGAAGGTACACAGCCCGCTTGTGGCAAAGGGCGAGGCTAAGGTGCTCGGGGGACTGGAGAGAATCGCAGCGATTAGATACGCAGACTACCTCTCCAAAGGCGGGCTCGTAGCGGTGAACAGCCAGATGATGGTTCCGGTTACTGTATCGATGGGCATGGGCGAATATCCGGCAGATGCGGAAAAAATGCTCAGAGATAAATTCGAGAACCTTATCTATATAGACGCCTCAGAAGAGGCAAAAAAGCTCGGGAACGTGAAAGCAGCAAACGTTGTGCTGCTGGGGGCTCTTTCAAAAGGGCTCGATAAGCTCAGCGAAGAGGCTTGGCTTGAGGCGGTGAAGATCAGCGTGAAGCCGAAATTTATAGATCTCAACATCAAGGCCTTCAAAACCGGAAGAGAAATTTAA
- a CDS encoding IS1634 family transposase, protein MYLKKHKRKKNGKINSYYSIAEKRKVSRGRYVEKMVLYLGEISDSQKKSWQRSIEIINEDNKPVRKSLFAFDQDNHTHHDIDTIPVKLSKMKLNNPRTFGDCWLGCEIWDMLGLDTFWSERIDTAKSPVDYSKVVKLLTVNRLIKPGAEFYVHRHWFTQTAMDVLLGCEFDVAEKNRLYRCLDRILPYKEELCSYLKDTWQMMFNLEYDILLYDITSTYFEGLCKSNPKAKFGHSKDRRGDCRQILIALVVTPEGFPINYEILAGNTSERTTLKPLLNKIESKYGKAGRLWLMDRGIPTEAVLEYMRDNGIDYLVGTPRKLLDEFQEELSVKSWFDVNGIVRIKHIAKDDECYILARSKERMAKERAMRKRKLRNYLEGLEKLKKCRSRDVFMQRLGKLKHQAGSCRKCVTLTIPRNKERIEKGEFDYKFEASKYKEMIYRDGTYFLRTNQSGKDGAALWKEYMLQCNVEQAFRELKSDLGIRPVYHHKQDRVEAHVFVAFMSYCLQVTLRHKLRASACGMTAQAALAAMSRIQMLDVSFETQDSRTLLMQRYTEPEDEHKLLLQKLKIELPPQKPPKIYSGKLKK, encoded by the coding sequence ATGTACTTGAAGAAGCACAAGCGAAAGAAGAATGGTAAGATCAATTCCTATTACAGCATAGCGGAGAAGCGTAAGGTTTCTCGCGGGCGTTATGTTGAGAAGATGGTGCTGTATCTTGGTGAAATCTCTGATTCTCAGAAGAAGTCTTGGCAGAGATCCATTGAGATAATCAACGAGGACAACAAGCCTGTCCGCAAGTCATTATTCGCTTTTGATCAGGACAATCACACACATCACGACATAGATACGATTCCGGTAAAGCTCTCAAAGATGAAGCTTAACAACCCCAGAACATTCGGGGACTGCTGGCTCGGCTGCGAGATATGGGATATGCTGGGATTAGACACCTTCTGGTCGGAGAGGATAGACACTGCCAAATCGCCGGTTGACTATTCCAAAGTTGTAAAATTGCTGACAGTAAACCGTCTTATCAAGCCCGGAGCGGAGTTTTATGTCCACCGGCACTGGTTCACTCAGACCGCAATGGATGTATTGCTGGGCTGTGAATTTGATGTTGCCGAAAAAAACCGGCTTTACCGTTGTCTGGACAGGATATTGCCGTATAAAGAAGAGCTTTGTTCTTATTTGAAAGACACATGGCAGATGATGTTCAATCTGGAATATGACATTCTGCTTTACGATATAACCAGTACTTATTTTGAGGGATTATGCAAAAGCAATCCCAAGGCAAAATTCGGCCACAGCAAAGACCGCAGAGGCGATTGCAGGCAGATTCTTATCGCTTTGGTAGTTACCCCTGAGGGATTTCCGATCAATTATGAGATACTCGCCGGCAACACCTCAGAGAGAACAACGCTTAAACCCTTGTTAAACAAGATAGAGTCGAAATACGGCAAGGCAGGCAGGTTATGGCTGATGGACAGAGGTATTCCAACAGAAGCTGTGCTGGAGTATATGCGTGATAACGGGATTGATTATCTTGTCGGAACGCCCCGTAAGCTGCTGGATGAATTCCAAGAAGAGCTTTCTGTGAAAAGCTGGTTTGATGTAAATGGAATCGTTCGCATAAAGCATATAGCCAAAGATGACGAATGCTATATTCTTGCTCGAAGCAAAGAGAGAATGGCTAAAGAACGGGCTATGCGTAAAAGAAAGCTCCGTAATTACTTAGAAGGACTGGAGAAGTTAAAGAAATGCCGCAGCCGAGATGTTTTTATGCAAAGGCTCGGCAAACTCAAACATCAGGCGGGCAGCTGCCGTAAGTGTGTAACTCTTACGATTCCCCGAAATAAGGAAAGGATTGAGAAGGGCGAGTTTGATTATAAGTTTGAAGCGAGCAAATATAAAGAAATGATATACCGCGACGGCACATACTTTTTGCGTACAAACCAGTCTGGCAAGGATGGTGCAGCCCTGTGGAAGGAATATATGCTTCAGTGCAACGTTGAGCAGGCATTCAGGGAGCTCAAGAGCGATCTGGGAATTCGTCCTGTCTATCACCATAAGCAAGACAGGGTTGAGGCTCACGTGTTTGTAGCGTTTATGAGCTATTGTTTGCAAGTAACACTGAGGCATAAGCTCAGGGCAAGCGCCTGCGGGATGACTGCTCAGGCGGCATTAGCAGCAATGTCTCGGATCCAGATGCTGGATGTTTCATTTGAAACGCAAGACAGCAGAACTCTGCTTATGCAGAGATATACCGAACCGGAAGACGAACACAAGCTGCTGCTGCAGAAATTGAAGATAGAACTGCCGCCGCAAAAACCTCCGAAAATATACAGCGGGAAACTGAAAAAATAA
- the iorA gene encoding indolepyruvate ferredoxin oxidoreductase subunit alpha, whose protein sequence is MAELLSGNAAIARGAYEAGAVLAAGYPGTPSTEILENAVKYKDDIYLEWAPNEKVALEVGAAAAMGGTRSIVTMKHVGLNVAADPLMTLAYIGVEGGLVICVADDPGMHSSQNEQDTRNYAKFARLPIFEPTSSQEAKDFVAMAMEVSEKHKTPVLLRSTTRVSHSRSLVELGERQEHKSKGFQKDVQRFVTVPAFSRQMRLKVEKRTAELKAEAESSPANKIEMGDKSLGIIACGITYQYVKEVWPEASVLKLGFSQPWPDDLIGKFAGDVDKLLVVEELDPLLEEHIKAMGIECHGRDAVSGIGELSVSTLRESRAKLEGRPAEKPAYENNADKLPGRPPVLCAGCPHRGVFYALTKHDVVVAGDIGCYSLGAFKPLERLDIILCMGGGVSMAHGLDKAGEKKKVVGIVGDSTFFHSGITGLLDIAYNKGKSTIIVVDNRTTAMTGHQDHPGTGRTLMGEPTVEASIEDIGRACGIKRIRTLNPYDQQATQKALDEEINADEASLVISKAPCILHDRSGVKPALEIDSELCKNCRMCLKLGCPAIEASEGEKPSISSILCTGCGLCRQICKFGAISGGENE, encoded by the coding sequence TTGGCGGAACTTTTATCAGGTAATGCAGCGATTGCCAGAGGTGCATACGAGGCCGGAGCAGTGTTAGCGGCAGGCTACCCGGGCACTCCATCCACCGAAATTCTGGAGAATGCTGTAAAGTACAAAGACGACATTTACCTCGAATGGGCTCCGAATGAGAAAGTGGCTCTTGAGGTAGGGGCGGCCGCTGCGATGGGCGGTACGAGAAGCATTGTTACGATGAAGCATGTTGGGCTGAATGTGGCGGCGGATCCACTGATGACGCTAGCTTATATAGGCGTTGAAGGCGGACTGGTGATCTGCGTGGCAGACGACCCGGGCATGCACTCCTCCCAAAATGAACAGGACACGCGAAACTACGCAAAATTTGCAAGGCTTCCTATCTTCGAACCGACAAGCAGTCAGGAAGCTAAAGACTTCGTTGCTATGGCTATGGAGGTTTCTGAGAAACACAAAACCCCCGTACTGCTGAGAAGCACAACGAGGGTGAGCCATTCACGCAGCCTCGTGGAGCTGGGCGAAAGACAGGAGCATAAGAGCAAAGGCTTCCAGAAAGACGTTCAGAGGTTTGTTACCGTGCCTGCATTCTCAAGGCAGATGCGGCTGAAAGTGGAAAAACGCACCGCAGAGCTAAAGGCTGAGGCAGAAAGCAGCCCTGCAAATAAAATAGAAATGGGCGATAAAAGCCTCGGTATTATAGCGTGCGGAATCACTTATCAATATGTTAAGGAAGTTTGGCCGGAGGCCTCAGTTCTCAAGCTTGGCTTCTCTCAGCCATGGCCGGATGATTTGATAGGCAAATTCGCCGGCGATGTTGATAAGCTTCTTGTCGTTGAAGAGCTCGATCCTCTGCTCGAAGAGCATATCAAAGCGATGGGCATTGAATGCCACGGGCGTGATGCAGTAAGCGGAATCGGGGAGCTCAGCGTAAGCACACTACGTGAATCAAGGGCAAAGCTTGAAGGCCGCCCTGCTGAAAAACCTGCGTACGAGAATAACGCTGACAAGCTGCCTGGCAGGCCGCCGGTGCTTTGCGCAGGCTGCCCGCACAGAGGGGTTTTCTATGCGCTCACAAAGCACGATGTGGTAGTGGCAGGGGATATCGGCTGCTATTCGCTCGGTGCGTTCAAGCCTCTCGAACGGCTTGACATTATACTCTGCATGGGCGGAGGCGTTTCTATGGCGCACGGACTCGACAAGGCCGGCGAAAAAAAGAAGGTTGTGGGGATCGTAGGAGATTCCACCTTCTTCCACTCCGGCATAACAGGCCTTCTGGATATTGCGTACAACAAGGGCAAATCCACGATTATCGTTGTTGACAACCGCACCACCGCAATGACAGGCCACCAGGACCACCCGGGCACAGGACGAACGCTTATGGGCGAGCCCACTGTAGAGGCGTCAATCGAAGATATAGGCAGGGCCTGCGGTATCAAACGAATCAGAACGCTGAATCCGTATGATCAGCAGGCAACACAGAAGGCTCTGGATGAAGAGATAAACGCCGACGAGGCGAGCCTCGTAATCTCGAAAGCCCCATGCATTCTTCACGACAGAAGCGGCGTTAAGCCGGCGCTGGAGATAGACAGCGAGCTTTGCAAGAACTGCCGGATGTGTCTGAAGCTGGGCTGCCCGGCGATCGAGGCTTCAGAAGGCGAGAAACCCTCAATCAGCTCAATTCTCTGCACCGGCTGCGGTCTGTGCAGGCAGATATGTAAATTCGGAGCAATCAGCGGAGGCGAAAATGAGTGA
- a CDS encoding decaprenyl-phosphate phosphoribosyltransferase, giving the protein MKLPALIRLLRPAHWVKNGAVVLPIIFAGRIFDAGAILSAAEGFVIFCLLSSAVYAINDCFDAEEDRHHPRKRFRPIASGQISQKAGLLTGGLLAVLGLGLSFLLGTAFLVFSACYFFMQLLYSAKLKSFVLLDVIIIALGFVLRASAGAEAISVAISPWLFVCMFTLCLFMGFCKRYSEMVAIEDSEKRNSHRSTMQHYTPNLLTHLITLSASLALMAFLAWSTSPETIARIGSERLVYTFPLIVYGTFRFALVSMRGKYEGPVDIVLKDIPFTVSVAIWCLLAIFLCNF; this is encoded by the coding sequence ATGAAGCTCCCTGCACTAATCCGTCTGCTAAGACCTGCTCACTGGGTGAAAAACGGTGCAGTTGTCCTGCCGATCATATTTGCAGGACGGATTTTCGATGCAGGAGCGATTTTATCTGCCGCAGAGGGATTCGTTATTTTCTGTTTGCTTTCTTCTGCTGTTTATGCGATAAACGACTGCTTCGATGCCGAAGAAGACCGCCATCACCCCAGAAAGCGTTTCAGGCCTATAGCAAGCGGTCAGATTTCCCAAAAAGCAGGCCTGCTTACCGGCGGGCTGCTCGCTGTTTTGGGGTTAGGTTTAAGCTTTCTGCTTGGAACTGCATTTCTGGTCTTCTCAGCATGTTATTTCTTTATGCAGCTTCTATACAGCGCAAAGCTCAAGAGCTTTGTTCTGCTGGATGTAATTATCATAGCGCTGGGTTTCGTACTTCGCGCAAGTGCAGGCGCAGAGGCTATCAGCGTGGCTATTAGTCCGTGGCTTTTTGTATGTATGTTCACCCTCTGTCTGTTTATGGGCTTCTGCAAACGCTACAGCGAGATGGTGGCCATTGAGGACAGCGAAAAGAGAAACAGCCACCGAAGCACGATGCAGCATTACACCCCAAACCTTCTCACCCATCTGATCACTCTCAGCGCCTCGCTCGCTCTTATGGCGTTTCTCGCTTGGTCCACCAGCCCTGAAACGATTGCGAGAATAGGCTCTGAAAGGCTGGTTTACACCTTTCCCTTAATTGTGTACGGAACATTCAGATTTGCCCTTGTATCAATGCGCGGCAAATACGAAGGGCCTGTTGATATTGTGCTCAAAGATATCCCGTTTACAGTTTCTGTAGCCATTTGGTGCTTACTGGCGATTTTTCTTTGCAATTTCTGA
- a CDS encoding sulfatase-like hydrolase/transferase produces MLSRRQALKMMGLAAFAPAGFAAASERKPNVIVVLSDDAGYADFGFTGCEDTPTPNLDALSRQGTTCRQGYVTASVCGPSRAGLITGRYQQRFGHECNGPNSPVEGYSMDDMGLDPSEKTIGARMQTQGYKTFAAGKWHLGYQEQFHPCKRGFDEFYGFLSGARHYFTNKDVDETHALRTCDEKIDEDKIRYMTTDLTDASMKFIENNKDRPFFIYLCYNAVHTPMEAPDHLIDKYRKIDPRRRRIHNAMTESLDTNVGRLQDKLNKLGLDDNTLLFFVNDNGGATNNGSRNGKLRGMKGSKWEGGIRVPFIVKWPGEIPAGKDYNYPVSTLDIMPTSLAAAGADKKQMNSGKPLDGVNLLPYLQGKNKSRPHNILFWRRAVAGAVRKGDWKLIKAGDNPLLLFNLAEDESETANLAKKHPDKVKELLQEYENWEKQLKEPKWREGKKWERNQILKHRMEVDTRAEERKYP; encoded by the coding sequence ATGCTCTCAAGAAGACAGGCTCTTAAAATGATGGGGCTCGCTGCCTTTGCACCGGCAGGTTTCGCAGCGGCTTCTGAAAGAAAACCGAATGTAATTGTCGTTCTCTCCGACGATGCAGGATATGCAGATTTCGGCTTTACCGGCTGCGAGGATACCCCAACCCCCAATCTCGACGCCCTCTCCCGCCAAGGAACAACCTGCCGCCAAGGGTACGTTACCGCATCTGTATGCGGGCCTTCCCGCGCTGGGCTCATAACAGGAAGGTATCAGCAGAGATTCGGGCATGAATGCAACGGGCCGAATTCCCCTGTTGAAGGCTATTCGATGGATGATATGGGGCTCGACCCTTCAGAGAAAACAATCGGCGCTCGAATGCAGACCCAAGGCTACAAAACCTTCGCTGCAGGCAAATGGCACCTCGGCTATCAGGAGCAGTTTCACCCGTGCAAAAGAGGCTTTGACGAATTCTACGGCTTTCTTTCCGGCGCACGGCACTACTTTACTAACAAAGACGTGGACGAAACCCACGCCCTGAGAACCTGCGATGAAAAGATTGATGAGGATAAAATCCGCTATATGACTACAGACCTCACCGATGCTTCGATGAAATTCATAGAGAATAATAAAGACCGGCCGTTTTTCATTTACCTCTGTTACAATGCAGTTCACACGCCTATGGAGGCCCCGGACCACCTCATAGACAAGTACCGAAAAATAGACCCCAGACGCAGAAGAATCCACAACGCCATGACAGAATCTCTCGATACCAACGTCGGAAGGCTTCAGGATAAGCTCAATAAGCTCGGCCTTGACGATAACACCCTGCTGTTTTTCGTAAACGATAACGGCGGCGCAACCAACAACGGCTCCCGCAACGGAAAGCTGCGCGGAATGAAAGGCTCGAAGTGGGAGGGCGGTATAAGAGTGCCGTTTATAGTTAAATGGCCGGGCGAGATCCCTGCCGGCAAAGACTATAACTACCCGGTAAGCACGCTTGATATAATGCCTACTTCCCTCGCTGCTGCAGGCGCGGATAAGAAGCAGATGAATTCTGGCAAGCCTCTGGACGGCGTTAATCTGCTTCCGTATTTGCAGGGCAAAAACAAAAGCAGACCTCATAATATCCTTTTCTGGAGAAGGGCGGTTGCTGGTGCAGTTCGAAAAGGCGACTGGAAGCTCATAAAGGCAGGTGATAATCCCCTGCTGCTTTTCAATCTCGCTGAGGATGAATCTGAGACCGCTAATCTTGCCAAAAAACATCCTGATAAGGTGAAAGAACTCCTCCAAGAGTATGAAAATTGGGAAAAACAGCTTAAAGAGCCGAAGTGGCGAGAAGGCAAAAAATGGGAACGCAATCAAATTCTCAAACACCGAATGGAAGTTGATACGAGGGCAGAAGAGAGAAAATACCCATAG
- the uvrB gene encoding excinuclease ABC subunit UvrB has translation MDNFNLKSQYNPSGDQPEAIRKLVEGISSGSRHQVLLGATGTGKTFTMANVIETVRKPALIISHNKTLAAQLYEEMKELFPENAVEYFVSYYDYYQPEAYIPQRDIYIEKDASRNDDLDRLRLAATTSLLTRDDVIVVSSVSCIYGLGSPEEYKKNVVPVVKGDIIERDDLLGRFADVLYERNDIDFTRGTYRVRGDVVEVWPSYESYAVRVEFFGDEIESIKYINPVSGEALAEEQQVFIYPAAHYIMAQDRVQTALESIQQELDQRLAEFREQGKLLEAQRLEARTKYDMEMIAEVGFCSGIENYARHLAGLRPGAKPYTLLDYFPKDFIMFIDESHVTLPQVRAMYAGDRNRKQVLVDHGFRLPSAMDNRPLRFDEFEQRPGRTVYVSATPGDYELGLTGGEIVEQIIRPTGLLDPKVEVRPASSQVSDVKSEIYERVEAGQRVLVTVLTKRLAEDLTDFFQKEKIKCRYLHSEIDAIERVDILRDLRKGEFDVLIGINLLREGLDLPEVAMVAIMDADKEGFLRSETSLIQTIGRAARNVDSRVILYGDKVTPSMKRAMDETERRRKIQMEYNKKHNITPETIRKSIRTALSDSLKARKTARQAVSMDEKEYDKTEMVAMLEKEMMKAAEELNFEKAAKLRDKIKEFESMPKIEKKK, from the coding sequence ATGGACAACTTCAACTTAAAAAGTCAATACAACCCTTCAGGCGACCAGCCCGAGGCAATCCGAAAGCTTGTGGAAGGGATAAGCTCAGGCAGCCGCCATCAGGTTCTCCTCGGCGCTACGGGTACGGGCAAAACCTTCACAATGGCAAATGTGATTGAAACGGTGAGGAAGCCTGCGCTTATTATCTCGCACAACAAAACTCTTGCAGCACAGCTTTATGAGGAAATGAAGGAGCTGTTTCCGGAAAATGCGGTTGAGTATTTCGTCAGCTACTACGATTATTACCAGCCTGAGGCCTATATACCTCAGCGGGATATATACATAGAGAAGGATGCAAGCAGAAACGACGATCTCGACCGTCTCCGCCTTGCAGCAACAACAAGCCTTCTCACCCGAGACGATGTGATTGTGGTATCCAGCGTTTCATGCATCTACGGCTTAGGCTCGCCGGAGGAGTACAAAAAGAACGTTGTGCCTGTGGTGAAAGGCGATATTATCGAACGCGACGATCTTCTCGGACGCTTTGCAGATGTCCTCTATGAACGAAATGATATAGATTTCACTCGAGGGACATACAGGGTTCGGGGCGATGTGGTGGAGGTTTGGCCTTCTTACGAGTCTTACGCTGTCCGAGTGGAATTCTTCGGCGATGAGATTGAGAGCATAAAGTATATAAATCCCGTATCCGGCGAGGCTCTCGCAGAAGAGCAGCAGGTTTTCATCTACCCCGCTGCGCACTACATTATGGCTCAGGACAGGGTTCAAACTGCTCTTGAATCTATACAGCAGGAGCTCGACCAAAGGCTCGCAGAGTTTAGAGAGCAGGGAAAGCTCCTTGAAGCCCAGAGGCTCGAGGCTCGCACAAAATACGATATGGAGATGATAGCCGAGGTTGGTTTCTGCAGCGGAATCGAGAACTATGCAAGGCATCTTGCCGGCTTGCGCCCGGGGGCTAAGCCCTACACCCTGCTCGATTATTTCCCGAAGGATTTCATTATGTTTATTGATGAATCCCACGTTACCCTCCCGCAGGTTAGAGCGATGTATGCAGGAGATAGAAACAGAAAGCAGGTGCTCGTTGACCACGGCTTCCGTCTGCCAAGCGCAATGGACAACAGGCCCCTGCGTTTTGATGAATTCGAGCAGCGTCCGGGCAGAACGGTTTACGTTTCCGCAACCCCCGGCGATTATGAGCTCGGCCTTACCGGCGGGGAAATCGTTGAGCAGATTATCCGCCCGACAGGCCTTCTCGACCCGAAAGTTGAGGTGCGTCCTGCGAGCAGTCAGGTAAGCGATGTGAAATCTGAGATTTATGAAAGAGTTGAAGCTGGGCAGAGGGTTCTGGTTACAGTTCTTACAAAAAGACTCGCTGAAGACCTTACAGACTTCTTCCAGAAGGAGAAAATCAAATGCCGCTATCTGCACAGTGAAATCGATGCTATAGAACGTGTGGATATCCTCAGAGACCTGAGGAAAGGCGAGTTTGATGTGCTCATAGGGATCAACCTGCTTCGAGAAGGGCTCGACCTTCCGGAGGTGGCAATGGTGGCAATTATGGATGCGGACAAGGAGGGTTTCCTTAGAAGCGAAACTTCCCTTATCCAGACAATCGGCAGAGCAGCAAGAAACGTGGATTCAAGGGTTATCCTCTATGGTGATAAGGTTACACCATCTATGAAACGTGCTATGGATGAAACCGAGAGAAGACGCAAGATTCAGATGGAGTATAACAAAAAGCATAATATCACACCTGAAACGATCAGGAAATCCATCAGAACAGCCCTCTCGGACTCACTGAAAGCGAGAAAAACGGCAAGACAGGCTGTTTCTATGGACGAAAAAGAGTATGATAAGACCGAGATGGTCGCTATGCTTGAGAAGGAAATGATGAAAGCGGCAGAAGAGCTCAATTTCGAAAAGGCCGCCAAGCTGCGCGACAAGATAAAGGAATTTGAATCAATGCCGAAGATAGAAAAGAAGAAATAG